A stretch of the Takifugu flavidus isolate HTHZ2018 chromosome 1, ASM371156v2, whole genome shotgun sequence genome encodes the following:
- the LOC130533531 gene encoding actin-binding LIM protein 1-like isoform X4 — MKVLHTQDGCLQSPSSGRRMVHCFRCGEPCRGQVLRVQANHFHVKCFTCKVCGCDMAQSGFFMRNGEYLCPLDFQRLHGTLCNNCREFVEGEVVTVLGKTYHPACFVCTVCKQSFTAGEFVTFSGKDFFCQHCFQPLSPTQLRYPNNCSGCGRDIKNGQALLALGGQWHLGCFKCKICHKVLCGEYITRDGIPYCERDYQNKFGIQCAACQKFITGKVLEAGAKHYHPTCAKCSQCGKLFTEGDEMYLQGSSVWHPHCRNSSGTEDGYRARRPKTPCLDYFFPSHELKSIRSSSESSCSRPGSCTPGSPSRTISAKVDNEIIDYRDLAAIPRVKAIFDIEHPDMISYENVNASSSTMEKRRNRQDSQSVVKSPGAVSETTEESFDERKSIPKSTSHGSLGINAIYSRHSYTPSLSRSPQHFHRPGLMFSASLSSQNKDSSPSSPLCNTFLPHNQDDGFNMYRKPPIYKQQDPNSSTSQTTSLPGYGHNSLTLPRSADFSRYSGDTFRGKWPTHDGSLAGMGRGVSMPNLFEPNIYPYEMLMVANRGRVKLPRNVDRTRLERHLSPDSFFDVFGMTIQEFDKLPLWKRNDMKKKANLF; from the exons TGTTGCACACGCAGGATGGCTGCCTTCAGAGTCCTTCATCAGGGAGACGGATGGTCCATTGCTTCAGATGTGGGGAACCCTGCAGAGGACAGGTGCTGCGAGTCCAGGCCAACCACTTCCATGTGAAGTGTTTTACCTGCAAAG TTTGTGGCTGCGACATGGCTCAGAGCGGCTTCTTTATGAGGAACGGTGAATATCTGTGCCCCCTGGACTTCCAGAGGCTTCACGGCACGCTCTGCAACAATTGCCGGGAATTTGTGGAGGGTGAGGTGGTGACGGTCCTGGGGAAGACCTACCATCCTGCCTGCTTCGTCTGCACCGTTTGCAA ACAGTCCTTTACTGCTGGGGAGTTTGTAACCTTTAGTGGCAAAGACTTCTTCTGCCAGCACTGTTTTCAACCGCTGTCTCCGACTCAGCTCCGCTATCCCAACA attgcTCTGGCTGTGGCAGAGACATCAAGAACGGCCAAGCTCTTTTGGCCCTCGGAGGTCAGTGGCACCTTGGCTGCTTCAAGTGTAAGATCTGCCACAAAGTGTTGTGCGGAGAATACATCACCAG GGATGGCATTCCCTACTGTGAGAGGGACTACCAGAATAAGTTTGGGATTCAATGTGCAGCTTGTCAGAAGTTTATAACTGGAAAAGTTCTAGAG GCGGGGGCCAAACATTATCACCCCACCTGTGCAAAATGCAGCCAATGTGGCAAACTGTTTACAGAAGGGGACGAAATGTACCTGCAAG GTTCTTCCGTTTGGCACCCTCACTGCAGGAACAGCAGCGGAACTGAGGACGGCTACAGG gccAGGAGGCCGAAAACGCCCTGCCTTGATTACTTTTTCCCCTCTCATGAACTGAAG AGCATCAGATCCTCATCTGAgagctcctgctccagaccaGGCTCATGCACTCCAGGCAGCCCCAGTCGAACCATCTCT GCAAAAGTAGATAATGAGATCATTGATTACCGAGACTTAGCCGCAATTCCCAGAGTCAAGGCTATATTTGACATAGAGCATCCTGATATGATATCTTATGAGAATGTGAACGCCAGCTCCTCTACTATGGAGAAGAGACGCAACAGGCAAGACAGTCAAAGCGTTGTCAAG TCACCAGGGGCTGTATCTGAAACCACGGAG GAGAGCTTTGATGAGAGGAAGAGCATCCCAAAATCGACAAGCCATGGCTCCCTCGGCATTAATGCAATATACAGTCGCCATAGCTACACCCCTTCTCTGTCCAGATCACCGCAGCACTTCCACCGACCAG GGTTGATGTTCTCTGCGTCTTTATCCTCTCAAAACAAAGACAGCAGTCCCTCTTCCCCTTTATGTAACACTTTTCTCCCTCACAACCAAG ATGACGGGTTCAACATGTACAGGAAGCCCCCGATTTATAAACAGCAAG ATCCAAATTCCTCCACCTCCCAAACCACCTCTTTGCCTGGATATGGGCACAACAGCCTTACTTTG cCACGATCAGCTGATTTCTCCCGGTACAGTGGAGACACATTCAGAGGTAAGTGG CCCACCCATGATGGTTCTTTAGCAGGAATGGGCAGAGGCGTGTCCATGCCTAATTTGTTTGAACCCAAT ATTTATCCATATGAGATGCTAATGGTGGCTAACAGGGGACGAGTGAAACTTCCCAGAAATGTTGACAGGACACGACTGGAG CGTCACCTGTCTCCTGATTCCTTCTTTGATGTATTTGGCATGACGATTCAAGAGTTTGACAAACTTCCACTCTGGAAGAGGAATGACATGAAAAAGAAGGCAAATCTCTTTTAA